A portion of the Romeriopsis navalis LEGE 11480 genome contains these proteins:
- a CDS encoding C2 domain-containing protein, with translation MKRQITLLSLATIALMGTFSIKTEAAPKVRRTVRIKILEAKVGRHNGNFDPGSLRPGSLAITPLAAPDFYVVPKIDGKQLKRTKIRINRTHPRFNHTVTRLVSPRKKLIPISLKLMDSDRWPNKDDTADINPSSNARILTLNYEPLTGKVYRTTGTALGHSGQTITVRGDHRKYQASINFIVNHSDRRVSDPKPKPPFDPNCRIKRPNCQPK, from the coding sequence ATGAAACGTCAAATTACCCTGCTGAGCCTTGCGACGATTGCCCTAATGGGTACATTTTCCATCAAAACCGAGGCGGCACCAAAAGTCCGTCGAACTGTTCGCATCAAAATCCTCGAGGCCAAGGTGGGTAGACATAACGGCAATTTTGATCCAGGTTCCTTACGTCCTGGCTCCCTCGCAATTACCCCTTTAGCGGCACCGGACTTTTACGTTGTGCCAAAAATTGATGGCAAACAGCTAAAGAGAACGAAAATTCGGATTAATCGTACCCATCCTCGGTTTAACCATACGGTCACACGTCTTGTATCACCGCGCAAAAAACTAATTCCGATTAGCCTCAAACTAATGGATAGCGATCGTTGGCCCAATAAGGATGATACTGCCGATATCAATCCCAGCTCCAACGCCCGCATCTTGACTCTGAACTATGAGCCATTGACTGGCAAGGTCTATAGAACTACAGGAACAGCCCTAGGACACAGTGGGCAAACCATCACAGTACGCGGCGACCATCGAAAATATCAGGCCAGCATCAACTTTATTGTGAATCACAGCGATCGACGCGTTTCTGATCCCAAACCGAAACCACCCTTTGATCCAAACTGTCGAATTAAACGACCGAATTGTCAACCCAAATAG